One Paenibacillus crassostreae DNA segment encodes these proteins:
- a CDS encoding serine hydrolase domain-containing protein, whose amino-acid sequence MQKDRSVHTVNKVIACVLSFIFIIMAIAVPAHAEEEQVETTPSRIPLSKLEETIDAYVASYEKYTAAVSIVVIKDGETIVNKAYGYADIENQRKADTSTVFEWASISKLLVYTSVMQLVEQGKLDLETDIQEYLPEGFFKKLKYDDPITLLNLMHHNAGWEDQTMAEVFYYSENETLELGETLRKNEPKQIYKPNSIVGYSNYGVGLAGYIVELISDQPFYEYVNQHIFKPLNMNDTSIHPTGQDHPDLVQRRNEIEGYTKDLKLIPQNRVYVTFYPTGAAIGTAEDLAKFLAALMPVDDNNLLFTNRDTLNEMLSTSLYYDGTSIPRFAHGFVEMEYWVPTLMHEGNLKGFSSKLVFDPESKFGMVVMTNQSFEEIYYYGLIKEIFGSTMYSNSITSEGGGYFQSARRAASRFTDLFTALDITKYTKAELSSFYNVVEHNGVVEKISVTPYIDFLPVSNLKVNLIKISLIPVALAIIFSLCALIGYLIRMLLYKLYKRGNHPTKFDKYHLAINFAGVLLLLNLFIIHTRLRFQSFPAYSSLRINLMFNLLYVVLAVAYLGLLIYKLWKSSYSKKQKVMYIITGISAFILAAFIVGWNLYV is encoded by the coding sequence ATGCAGAAAGATCGTAGTGTTCACACTGTAAACAAAGTAATTGCTTGTGTTCTGTCATTCATATTTATCATTATGGCAATAGCAGTACCTGCCCACGCTGAAGAAGAACAGGTTGAGACTACACCATCTAGGATTCCTTTATCCAAGTTAGAGGAAACGATTGATGCTTATGTTGCCTCGTATGAGAAGTATACCGCTGCCGTTTCGATTGTGGTTATCAAAGATGGTGAAACTATTGTGAATAAGGCATATGGTTACGCAGATATTGAGAATCAGCGAAAGGCGGATACCTCTACTGTTTTTGAATGGGCTTCCATCTCTAAACTGTTGGTCTATACGAGTGTGATGCAGCTTGTCGAACAAGGAAAGCTTGATTTGGAGACGGATATCCAGGAATATTTGCCAGAGGGATTTTTCAAAAAGCTGAAATATGATGATCCAATTACCCTCTTGAACCTGATGCATCACAATGCGGGTTGGGAAGATCAAACAATGGCCGAGGTGTTCTATTATTCCGAGAATGAAACTTTAGAATTAGGAGAAACTTTGCGTAAAAATGAACCGAAACAGATATATAAACCGAATAGCATAGTGGGTTATTCTAACTATGGCGTTGGTCTAGCCGGTTACATCGTGGAATTGATAAGCGACCAACCTTTTTATGAATATGTCAATCAACATATATTTAAACCGCTTAATATGAACGACACCTCGATTCATCCAACGGGGCAAGATCATCCAGATTTAGTACAAAGAAGGAATGAGATTGAAGGGTATACTAAAGATTTGAAACTGATCCCTCAGAACAGAGTATACGTAACGTTTTATCCTACAGGGGCAGCCATTGGAACAGCAGAGGATTTAGCGAAATTCCTTGCAGCGCTGATGCCTGTGGATGATAATAATTTATTATTTACGAACAGGGATACGCTAAACGAAATGTTGTCAACAAGTCTATACTATGACGGGACTTCTATTCCTCGATTTGCGCATGGGTTCGTTGAGATGGAATACTGGGTACCTACACTGATGCACGAGGGGAATTTAAAAGGATTTTCAAGTAAACTTGTCTTTGATCCAGAATCTAAATTTGGGATGGTGGTAATGACAAACCAGTCTTTTGAAGAAATTTATTATTATGGACTTATTAAAGAAATTTTTGGTAGTACTATGTATTCTAATTCAATTACTTCGGAGGGGGGAGGATATTTTCAATCCGCACGACGGGCAGCCTCTAGATTTACTGACTTATTTACAGCACTTGACATAACAAAATACACAAAAGCTGAGTTAAGTAGTTTTTATAATGTTGTCGAGCATAATGGTGTTGTTGAGAAAATTTCCGTCACCCCTTATATTGATTTCTTGCCTGTATCGAATTTAAAGGTAAACTTAATTAAGATATCTCTTATTCCTGTTGCGCTAGCCATCATTTTCAGTTTATGTGCTTTGATCGGCTATTTAATCCGGATGCTTCTTTACAAACTATATAAACGAGGAAATCATCCAACCAAGTTTGATAAATATCATCTTGCAATTAATTTTGCAGGTGTCTTACTCCTTCTTAATCTTTTCATCATACACACGAGGTTAAGGTTTCAAAGTTTTCCCGCTTATTCTTCGTTACGCATCAATTTAATGTTTAACCTGCTTTATGTGGTTCTAGCAGTGGCGTATCTTGGCTTGCTTATTTACAAACTGTGGAAGAGCAGTTACAGCAAAAAGCAAAAGGTTATGTACATCATAACTGGCATCTCGGCTTTTATATTGGCTGCTTTTATTGTGGGATGGAATTTGTATGTTTAG
- a CDS encoding HD domain-containing protein, with protein sequence MKNNKALIKLAENFVKEELEFDRSGHDWWHCNRVRNIALEIAKNEKADYFICELAALLHDIADEKINESKQAGLDKVRNWMIQNIDDKECIDKVMSIISTMSYNGGQNKPMKTIEGQIVQDADRLDALGAIGIARTFVYSGWKGQQIHNLEQDNTNMDYRSNEKTAIYHFYEKLLKIKDLMNTNYAKEIAQKRHLFMEEYLSHFYDEWNFKE encoded by the coding sequence ATGAAAAACAATAAAGCTCTTATCAAACTTGCGGAGAATTTTGTGAAGGAAGAACTAGAATTTGATCGATCCGGTCATGATTGGTGGCATTGTAATCGGGTTAGAAATATAGCTCTAGAAATTGCAAAGAACGAGAAGGCAGATTATTTTATATGTGAATTGGCAGCACTTCTTCATGACATTGCTGATGAAAAAATAAATGAATCAAAACAAGCAGGATTAGATAAAGTACGGAATTGGATGATACAGAATATAGACGATAAAGAGTGTATAGATAAAGTCATGAGTATAATATCAACAATGTCTTATAATGGCGGACAGAACAAACCAATGAAAACAATAGAAGGTCAAATTGTTCAAGATGCTGATCGACTAGATGCTTTAGGGGCAATAGGAATTGCTAGAACATTTGTATATTCGGGTTGGAAAGGACAGCAAATACATAATTTGGAACAAGATAATACTAATATGGATTACAGATCAAATGAAAAAACGGCAATATACCACTTCTATGAAAAACTATTGAAAATTAAGGATTTGATGAATACGAATTATGCGAAAGAGATAGCGCAGAAAAGACATTTATTTATGGAAGAATATTTAAGTCACTTTTATGATGAATGGAATTTTAAAGAGTAA
- a CDS encoding ankyrin repeat domain-containing protein produces the protein MGKKKKTLPKNFDELIKTDDISALKEVFTQCELDARGGYSKSTALSFFKIPNELVRWLVEQGADINARDNYEKTPLHEHAKSWCGNTELLLDLGADIEAIDYQNETPLFAAVGSFKPKAVQTLVTKGANINAENKMKQTPLVKALACCRNADIVNMAEVADILLSAETTVTPEMKDFIKRIGSDFEFHRDGFNKEYLNQTDEALLRLYELFDVPPVEKRQTHDGASSITVTTKGWQAQHNELWNLLIPSNGHAKTVQGEVIRITGKVSYEILDNGGINWDNQYRKMLNILIHYFSLGTPLNAAALQEAVTLAKELHNGNGSDEPARLCELSVHWVLSNPNPITLEQPVYKR, from the coding sequence ATGGGAAAGAAGAAAAAAACTTTGCCGAAAAATTTTGATGAACTAATTAAAACGGACGATATTTCAGCTTTAAAAGAGGTATTTACCCAATGTGAATTGGATGCCCGTGGTGGTTACAGTAAATCAACAGCCTTGAGCTTTTTCAAAATACCGAATGAATTGGTTCGCTGGCTCGTGGAACAGGGTGCTGATATAAATGCTAGAGACAATTACGAAAAAACGCCTTTGCACGAACATGCAAAAAGTTGGTGCGGTAATACTGAATTGCTGCTTGATTTAGGTGCAGATATAGAAGCCATTGATTATCAAAACGAGACACCTTTATTTGCTGCCGTAGGTTCATTTAAACCAAAAGCGGTTCAAACGTTGGTTACTAAAGGAGCAAATATCAATGCAGAAAATAAGATGAAACAGACTCCATTAGTAAAAGCTTTGGCATGTTGCAGAAACGCGGATATTGTCAATATGGCGGAAGTTGCCGATATTTTGCTTAGCGCTGAAACAACAGTAACGCCTGAAATGAAAGACTTTATTAAGCGAATTGGAAGCGACTTTGAATTTCACAGAGATGGCTTTAATAAAGAATATTTAAATCAAACCGATGAGGCACTTTTACGTCTATATGAGCTATTTGATGTTCCTCCAGTAGAGAAGCGACAGACGCACGACGGTGCCTCTTCAATAACAGTAACAACAAAGGGTTGGCAGGCGCAACATAATGAACTCTGGAATTTACTCATTCCTTCAAACGGACATGCAAAAACGGTACAGGGTGAGGTTATCCGTATTACAGGTAAAGTGTCATACGAAATTTTAGATAATGGCGGTATCAACTGGGATAATCAATATCGTAAAATGCTTAATATTTTGATACATTACTTTAGCTTGGGCACACCATTAAATGCTGCTGCACTTCAAGAGGCAGTAACATTAGCGAAAGAACTTCACAACGGAAATGGTAGTGATGAACCTGCGAGACTGTGCGAACTGTCAGTGCATTGGGTACTCAGCAATCCGAATCCTATTACTCTGGAACAGCCTGTCTATAAGCGATAA
- a CDS encoding zinc ribbon domain-containing protein has translation MSQFFNKMKQGVSDAGKKAHNTVESATLKMQISSKEKEIDKNYTAIGRIVHQSIARKESMIPINKLQKNQQIILKLEKEIEHMQRKVQQIQSQKECGCGKMLPADATYCPFCGQQFHTVKVKSVPLQGSKSSNIIHCVQCGTSVSTIDHFCRSCGYQLRMS, from the coding sequence ATGTCACAATTCTTCAATAAGATGAAACAAGGTGTCTCTGATGCTGGTAAAAAAGCGCATAATACCGTTGAATCCGCTACATTGAAAATGCAAATATCATCGAAAGAAAAAGAAATAGATAAGAACTATACTGCTATTGGACGTATTGTACATCAAAGTATTGCCCGCAAAGAAAGTATGATCCCAATCAATAAACTACAGAAGAATCAACAAATCATTCTAAAACTTGAGAAAGAAATTGAACATATGCAACGAAAAGTCCAGCAAATCCAAAGTCAAAAGGAATGTGGTTGTGGAAAAATGTTACCTGCAGATGCTACGTATTGCCCTTTTTGCGGACAACAATTTCATACGGTTAAGGTTAAATCTGTCCCGCTTCAAGGAAGTAAATCTTCTAACATCATTCATTGTGTTCAATGCGGTACATCCGTTTCAACAATAGACCACTTTTGTAGGAGTTGCGGATATCAATTAAGGATGAGTTGA
- a CDS encoding n-acetylglutamate synthase, with translation MNPVNYNSKIFKTVKNTENGEVNQETIFHYYQEEDTVWAEYSGGGVVKGHLVAVVDGDGCLDMRYHHINENKEIMTGICKSIPEFMDDGRLRIFEEWEWTCKDRSKGYSVIEEIKHNNN, from the coding sequence ATGAATCCAGTTAATTACAATAGCAAGATCTTCAAGACAGTCAAGAACACTGAAAATGGTGAAGTAAATCAAGAAACAATTTTTCATTACTATCAAGAAGAAGATACAGTGTGGGCAGAATACTCAGGAGGCGGAGTAGTAAAGGGACATTTAGTTGCAGTAGTAGATGGAGATGGATGCTTAGATATGAGGTATCACCATATTAATGAAAACAAAGAAATAATGACAGGTATTTGTAAATCAATACCAGAATTTATGGATGATGGTAGATTAAGAATCTTTGAAGAATGGGAATGGACATGTAAAGATAGATCTAAAGGATATTCAGTAATAGAAGAAATAAAGCATAATAATAACTAA
- a CDS encoding GNAT family N-acetyltransferase, whose protein sequence is MNSEFAFINFPRLKTERFTLRKAEEKDQHDIFELYSNESVIKYMPFTPFISVEDAINEMSWYQKIFKEQSGLRWMIEDSESKKVIGTCGFLNYEKMHNRIEIGYDLTPHFWGKGIMTEVVKCIMDFGFLTMKVNKIEAKVEPENEASIRLMYKLGFHKEGVLRQHEFEKGKYVDLAIFSKLKSEY, encoded by the coding sequence ATGAATTCAGAGTTCGCATTTATTAATTTCCCCCGTTTAAAAACAGAACGTTTCACACTACGTAAAGCAGAAGAAAAAGATCAACATGATATTTTTGAGCTTTATTCAAACGAAAGCGTAATTAAATATATGCCATTCACACCATTTATTTCTGTCGAGGATGCGATAAATGAAATGAGTTGGTATCAGAAAATTTTCAAGGAACAATCTGGTTTACGGTGGATGATAGAAGATAGTGAGTCTAAAAAGGTGATTGGAACATGCGGATTTTTGAACTACGAGAAGATGCACAATCGCATAGAAATTGGTTATGACTTAACTCCTCACTTTTGGGGTAAGGGTATCATGACAGAGGTAGTGAAATGCATCATGGATTTTGGATTTTTGACCATGAAGGTAAATAAAATCGAAGCAAAAGTGGAACCAGAGAATGAGGCGTCGATCCGTTTGATGTATAAGCTCGGCTTCCACAAAGAAGGTGTCTTAAGGCAACATGAGTTCGAAAAAGGGAAATATGTTGATCTTGCTATCTTTTCTAAGTTGAAAAGTGAGTATTAA
- a CDS encoding DUF5412 family protein — protein MNGLYLNLFGLSILLLTVLIFIIFCLKLFFFFTRRKLFPKKLLFASLTGIIVVFALFAYSQYFFTFNNLEGEFYKGPVDSPNEKYTANAYYMTYGGAAGGVNVWVEITYNDELDKIETVYYSDAKSKFVMEWKDEDTLYIVNEEPKYPNSNRSIELEIGKEIYHENGLACQSLLMKDKYETCYQK, from the coding sequence ATGAATGGTCTTTATTTAAATTTATTTGGTCTTTCAATTCTTCTCTTAACTGTTTTGATTTTTATCATTTTTTGTTTAAAATTATTTTTTTTTTTTACAAGAAGGAAACTATTCCCGAAAAAGCTACTATTTGCTTCTCTGACAGGGATTATTGTGGTTTTTGCACTATTTGCATATAGTCAATACTTTTTTACATTTAATAACCTTGAGGGTGAATTTTACAAAGGACCCGTGGATTCACCGAATGAAAAATATACAGCTAATGCTTACTATATGACATATGGTGGTGCCGCTGGTGGTGTCAATGTATGGGTAGAAATCACTTACAATGATGAGCTTGATAAAATCGAGACTGTTTATTATAGTGATGCAAAAAGTAAATTTGTTATGGAGTGGAAGGATGAAGATACTCTATATATTGTAAATGAAGAACCTAAATATCCAAATTCCAATAGAAGTATTGAATTGGAGATAGGTAAAGAGATTTATCACGAAAATGGTCTAGCTTGTCAAAGTTTGTTAATGAAGGACAAGTATGAAACTTGCTATCAAAAATAA
- a CDS encoding HIT family protein, translating to MSRYITLADGRSLKVECLSCALTSGLITPTGGTIYESTNFHVHQDVAYPIRGLVILASKRHFYSMDELTSEEQIEYIALIHKIRKEQRLLLGIDKVYYFYNEDTTHHFHLWMVPRYEWMYQFGNSVESLRPVLLHARNNMNDEENMKYVIEGIEILRDGLMDFASNSK from the coding sequence ATGTCGAGATATATAACGCTGGCTGATGGAAGATCGCTAAAAGTCGAATGTTTAAGTTGTGCTTTAACAAGTGGATTGATCACACCAACGGGTGGAACGATTTATGAAAGTACAAATTTTCATGTGCATCAAGATGTTGCTTATCCAATTAGAGGTTTAGTGATACTAGCCTCGAAAAGGCATTTTTACAGTATGGATGAGTTAACGAGTGAAGAACAAATTGAATATATCGCTTTAATACATAAGATAAGGAAAGAACAAAGGTTATTATTGGGGATTGATAAGGTGTATTACTTTTATAATGAAGACACAACACATCATTTTCATTTGTGGATGGTTCCAAGATATGAATGGATGTATCAATTTGGCAATTCAGTTGAATCATTAAGACCCGTTTTGTTGCATGCAAGAAATAACATGAATGACGAAGAAAATATGAAATATGTGATTGAAGGAATTGAAATATTAAGAGATGGGTTAATGGATTTTGCAAGTAATTCAAAGTAA
- a CDS encoding histidine phosphatase family protein, which translates to MKTIIYMIRHGESPYNEGNERIRGLTPKGKIDIEKVTKLLIDEGIDMIISSPYTRAILSVEGLAEHLKLDVKVFEDLRERHFGSYIIDNAELMSSIRESFNVPDYTLPGGESNADCQKRAISVLKLILKEHRGKKIAIGTHGLVMTLMMNHFDPAFGLEFLNQLKKPDIYKMQFKDLELEVVTRMWND; encoded by the coding sequence ATGAAGACAATTATCTATATGATTAGGCATGGAGAATCACCATACAATGAAGGAAATGAAAGAATAAGAGGGCTTACCCCAAAAGGAAAGATCGATATTGAAAAAGTAACGAAGTTACTTATAGATGAAGGAATAGACATGATTATATCAAGTCCTTATACTCGAGCAATTCTTAGTGTTGAGGGATTGGCCGAGCACTTAAAGTTAGATGTTAAAGTATTTGAAGATCTTAGAGAACGTCATTTTGGATCTTATATTATTGATAATGCAGAGTTAATGTCTAGTATCAGAGAGAGTTTTAATGTCCCTGATTATACCTTGCCAGGTGGAGAGTCTAATGCTGATTGTCAGAAAAGAGCAATCTCAGTTCTAAAACTCATATTAAAAGAGCACAGAGGGAAGAAAATAGCAATCGGGACTCATGGTCTTGTAATGACTTTGATGATGAATCATTTTGATCCAGCTTTTGGCTTGGAGTTTTTGAATCAATTAAAGAAACCAGATATCTATAAAATGCAATTCAAGGACTTAGAATTAGAAGTAGTAACAAGAATGTGGAATGATTAG
- a CDS encoding DUF4367 domain-containing protein, with the protein MNNERFDQWFDDTFEQSVSTTSLTSDESKKQSWQKVQVEIHKLNKSKKRKRHFQLAGIVAASVAAGSIIFNPPAVTQAISPVFQSIKNLGNGVVNIIVETYSQPNLDEAITAPPPENYPEDPNNPSATLHSISEDKSYVLTMEEVQDNISFIYPDFQKIPERFQLMSSEMADLTSGQKADSITMTYRTTNGEPMRIMLQSFSERQMGSSSSGSLETEILTLNNDIEVFFTPGRFNDVQFIYNGLSVRIFGNVSKEELIAITESLPN; encoded by the coding sequence ATGAACAACGAAAGATTTGATCAATGGTTTGATGATACCTTTGAGCAATCTGTTTCAACAACCTCTCTTACCTCCGATGAATCCAAAAAACAATCTTGGCAAAAAGTTCAAGTAGAAATTCATAAATTGAATAAGTCTAAAAAAAGAAAACGCCATTTCCAACTCGCAGGCATTGTCGCTGCGTCCGTCGCTGCTGGATCCATTATATTCAACCCGCCAGCTGTAACTCAAGCGATCTCACCCGTGTTCCAATCTATCAAAAATTTGGGTAATGGGGTTGTAAATATTATCGTCGAGACCTACAGTCAACCGAATCTAGACGAGGCAATCACTGCTCCTCCACCTGAGAACTATCCTGAAGATCCAAACAATCCTTCGGCTACATTGCATAGCATTTCTGAGGATAAGTCTTATGTCTTAACCATGGAAGAAGTACAGGACAATATTTCATTCATTTATCCTGATTTTCAAAAAATACCAGAGCGGTTTCAATTAATGAGTTCTGAAATGGCTGATTTAACTTCTGGTCAGAAGGCTGATTCAATCACAATGACATATAGAACAACGAATGGTGAACCCATGCGGATTATGCTACAATCTTTCAGCGAACGACAGATGGGCTCTTCTTCTTCTGGCTCTTTAGAAACAGAAATTCTAACTCTCAATAATGATATTGAAGTATTCTTCACACCAGGTAGGTTCAACGATGTTCAGTTCATATACAATGGATTATCCGTTCGAATATTCGGAAATGTAAGTAAGGAAGAACTTATTGCGATTACAGAGAGTCTGCCTAACTAA
- a CDS encoding VOC family protein yields MTSPIKNLINGVFIPVSNIESARDWYCNLLNLPNDGEIFFGHIYVLSMQGKTNIVLDSQIYSPDNVFKIPSVQLATDDIEKSYEYIKSMNIELITEIENGHWFNIKDPDGNILMICK; encoded by the coding sequence ATGACAAGTCCAATAAAAAACCTAATTAATGGAGTATTCATTCCTGTTAGTAATATTGAAAGCGCCAGAGATTGGTATTGTAATCTACTTAACCTACCAAACGATGGAGAGATATTTTTTGGACATATTTATGTTCTTTCAATGCAAGGAAAGACAAATATTGTATTAGACAGCCAGATATATTCACCAGATAATGTATTTAAGATTCCAAGTGTTCAATTAGCTACAGATGATATTGAAAAATCCTATGAATACATAAAGTCTATGAATATTGAACTGATAACAGAAATTGAAAACGGACACTGGTTTAATATAAAAGATCCTGATGGAAATATATTAATGATATGTAAGTAA
- a CDS encoding aldose 1-epimerase, with protein MSTQYSAYEADFQGEKAIWLKHGRYEAAILPELGGNLILFRDTEKGYHFLREPQANEMEDFKANPGIYGIPVLFPPNRFEDGKFPWEGKVYELPINEQAMGNHLHGYMHTLPWSVVHFSADTYESKVVLSQKVSEGHLYKKYFPFEFTITLRYTLSDAGLQQQVTVKNEGKERMPNLLAFHTAINAPFVPESSASDYLVKISIGERQELSERNLPTGRIQPLTADEQLMKSEGVNPYFASMDNHYTSVTQNGRNFMELTDTRTGDKLIYDVGTSYKHWMIWNNGACEKFFCPEPQMNLVNAPNINGRDAEEIGLIGLEPGEVWEGTSRLYFVEA; from the coding sequence ATGAGTACACAATATTCCGCATACGAAGCAGATTTTCAAGGAGAGAAAGCAATATGGTTGAAGCATGGACGCTATGAAGCTGCTATATTGCCTGAGCTAGGCGGTAATTTAATTCTATTCCGTGATACAGAGAAAGGTTACCATTTCTTACGTGAACCACAAGCGAATGAAATGGAAGATTTCAAAGCTAATCCTGGAATTTATGGTATTCCCGTATTGTTCCCACCGAACCGTTTCGAAGATGGTAAGTTCCCTTGGGAAGGTAAAGTTTATGAACTCCCAATCAATGAGCAAGCAATGGGCAATCATTTACATGGATATATGCATACCCTTCCATGGAGTGTAGTTCATTTCTCCGCAGATACATATGAGAGTAAGGTTGTTCTTTCACAGAAAGTGAGTGAGGGACATCTCTATAAAAAGTATTTCCCATTCGAATTCACGATTACATTACGATATACCCTCAGTGACGCAGGACTTCAACAACAAGTAACTGTGAAGAATGAAGGCAAAGAACGGATGCCAAATTTACTTGCTTTCCATACGGCAATCAATGCTCCATTTGTACCTGAAAGTTCAGCTTCAGATTATCTAGTGAAGATCAGTATAGGTGAACGCCAGGAACTTAGTGAACGGAATTTGCCAACCGGGCGAATTCAGCCTCTAACCGCAGATGAACAATTGATGAAGAGTGAGGGAGTTAATCCGTATTTTGCAAGCATGGATAATCACTATACATCGGTTACGCAGAATGGTCGGAATTTCATGGAACTGACGGATACAAGAACTGGTGATAAGTTAATCTATGATGTTGGTACATCATATAAGCATTGGATGATTTGGAATAATGGTGCGTGTGAGAAGTTCTTCTGCCCAGAACCACAAATGAATCTCGTGAATGCGCCTAATATTAATGGTAGAGATGCCGAAGAGATTGGACTTATTGGACTTGAGCCGGGTGAAGTATGGGAAGGAACAAGTCGTTTGTATTTTGTAGAAGCATAA
- a CDS encoding class I SAM-dependent methyltransferase, translating into MNNSEVIQNDFDRIANGDDDEWNHNNHYHNFLLRQIPDESINALEIGCGKGEFSRILATKVKSVESIDLSPVMIQKAIEHSKLFPNIIYQTGNIMELPLEDNSYDYIVSIAVFHHLELEEILPKLRRALKPNGVIAILDLYEQSTMIEYLLNLFAIPLNKFHLITKKGKKIKTEEEIEAWIEHLKHDKYMDTNQLRKVYTKLLPASKFKIHLLWRYSMIWHK; encoded by the coding sequence TTGAATAATTCTGAAGTAATACAAAATGATTTTGATCGTATTGCTAATGGGGATGATGACGAATGGAATCACAATAATCATTATCACAATTTCCTATTAAGGCAGATACCTGATGAGAGTATAAATGCATTGGAAATAGGATGCGGTAAAGGAGAGTTCTCTAGAATACTAGCTACAAAGGTTAAGAGCGTTGAAAGTATTGATTTATCTCCAGTCATGATTCAAAAGGCAATTGAACACTCTAAATTATTTCCGAATATAATATATCAAACCGGAAACATTATGGAACTACCTCTAGAAGATAACTCATACGATTATATTGTTTCTATTGCTGTATTCCATCACCTTGAACTCGAAGAAATATTACCTAAACTAAGGAGAGCTCTTAAGCCTAATGGAGTAATAGCAATTCTAGATTTATATGAACAGTCTACAATGATTGAATACTTGCTAAATTTATTTGCAATTCCACTAAATAAATTCCATTTAATAACGAAGAAAGGTAAGAAGATAAAAACAGAAGAAGAAATTGAAGCATGGATTGAACATTTAAAACATGATAAGTACATGGATACTAATCAGTTGAGAAAGGTATACACTAAGCTTCTACCAGCAAGTAAATTTAAAATCCATTTATTATGGAGATATTCAATGATTTGGCACAAGTAA
- a CDS encoding RNA polymerase sigma factor: protein MSNSLELLVATDFSQLSEVLQEKIYYEYYDYVYGMVYYIVKDHAATEDIIQDAFIQIIKKKPIFDNVIKLKAWLKVVTKNSSINYLRKNKKHRNQVDIESVYTYIDEGLQVPISVENFVESKMMEDSIQAIVNSLKPEFRVLIEYRWKQGLSYREISELLDISEEVIKQRLFRARENVKKKLHKEWGVMDEQRKI from the coding sequence ATGTCGAACAGTTTAGAACTATTGGTTGCTACAGATTTCAGCCAATTAAGTGAGGTTCTGCAAGAAAAGATATATTATGAATATTATGATTATGTGTACGGCATGGTATATTACATAGTTAAAGATCATGCTGCCACGGAAGATATAATACAAGATGCCTTTATACAAATCATTAAAAAGAAACCTATTTTTGATAATGTGATCAAATTGAAAGCATGGTTAAAAGTCGTCACCAAAAACTCATCTATTAATTATTTAAGAAAAAACAAAAAACACCGTAACCAAGTCGACATTGAAAGTGTTTATACATATATAGATGAAGGATTGCAAGTTCCAATCTCTGTTGAGAATTTCGTGGAAAGTAAGATGATGGAAGATTCTATTCAAGCTATAGTGAATTCATTGAAACCTGAGTTCCGCGTGTTAATTGAATACCGCTGGAAACAAGGATTGTCCTATAGAGAAATTTCAGAATTGTTAGATATTAGTGAGGAAGTTATCAAACAAAGATTATTCCGCGCTCGTGAGAATGTGAAGAAAAAGCTACATAAAGAATGGGGGGTTATGGATGAACAACGAAAGATTTGA